AGACTCCTCCCAGAACGTCTCGACGTAGCCGGCCGTGCCGAGCCTGGTGAGGAGCGGATAGACCGTTCCCGGACCTGCCTCGAGACCGTCGCGGCGCGCCAGATCATCAACCACCTCGCCGCCGTATTTCTCTCCGCGTCCGAGCAGTGCGAGGATCGCAAGCTCGAGGACGCCTCGTCGGAGCTGAGAAACCTTCTTGGCCATCAGTCCCCTCCTTCACCTAGTACCTCGTTACGCATAGTAGTAGGTGAGGCATATCCTGTCCAGAGGTCGAATGCATTCAGTTCGAGAGGGGCGCGAACCCGAGCGGGTGAGGAGGTCGGCGATGGGGCGTCGCATTGCGCCTGGTAGCCTCCGGAGCCCAGATTCCGGTTGGTGAGTTGTCCCGCACATTTCTCACCCACTGCTTGGCAGTACGTCTGCCATCTCGTAGTCTGGGGGATGCCGAAGACCGCCGGTCACCCGTGAGCCAGACGGGGTGAAATTCGATAAGAAGCCAGCGCAGGTGAGTATAGAGCTTTCATGCCCCGTGCCACCTGCACGGGGTTTTTGTTTTATTTCTGGCCAGGCGGCAAAAAGTGGAAGGAGGCCCTATGGCAAGGCCGAATAAGAGCGAAGCAATCGCTGAACTTGTGGACCTGTTCCGCGAGTCGAGCGGCGCTCTTCTGACCGAGTACCGCGGTCTCACCGTTGAGCAGCTGAAGGATCTTCGCCGCGCAATGGGTGACAACGCTGAGTACAAGGTTGCGAAGAACACTCTTGCGAAGATTGCCGCGAAGGAAGCCGGCGTGGAGGGTCTTGACGATGAACTCGTCGGCCCCACCGCTATCGCTTTCGTCAAGGGCGACGTTGCCACCGTGGCAAAGTCGCTCCGCGACTTCGCCAAGGGTAATGACAAGCTGGTCATCAAGTCCGGTGTCCTCGAAGGGGCTATCATCCCCGCCGATGACGTCGCGAAGCTTGCTGATCTCGAGTCGCGCGAAGTTCTGCTCGCCAAGGCGGCGGGTGCCCTCAAGGCATCCCTGTTCAAGGCTGCTTACGTTCTCCAGGCGCCGGTCACCAAGACCGTGCGCACCGTCGATGCCCTGCGCGAGAAGCAGGAAAACGCTGCCTGAGGGCGGCACTAGTAAATTCTGCTCGCGTAGCAGTAAGGAAGGATGCCAACCATGGCTAAGCTCACCCCCGAAGAGCTCATCGAAGCTTTCAAGGAGCTCACCCTCGTCGAGCTCAACGACTTCGTCAAGAAGTTCGAAGAGGAATTCGAAGTCACCGCAGCCGCTCCGGTTGCCGCTGTTGCAGCTGCTGGCGCCCCCGCCGGTGGCGAGGCCGCCGCTGAGGAGGAGAAGTCGGACTTCGACGTCGTCCTCGCCGCGATCGGTGACAAGAAGGTCCAGGTCATCAAGGAGGTCCGCGCCCTCACGTCGCTCGGACTGAAGGAAGCCAAGGACCTCGTCGATTCCGCTCCCAAGGCTGTCCTTGAGGGTGTCGACAAGGAGACCGCCGACAAGGCCAAGGAGGCCCTCGAGGCCGCCGGCGCCACCGTCGAGCTCAAGTGACTCCCCAGCTCTGAAGAGCTGATTGAGGGGATGGACTCCGGGTTTCCCGGGTCCGTCCCCTCTTTGGTTATCTGGCAGGTCAGTCTCAGCCCAGCTGCAGGGCTGGCACTTGTATCGCTGCGTGAATGAATTCTCAAGGAATGCGGCCAGCCACGGACGACAGCGCACCGACGACGGCACGTGTACCAGGCACCTCGTCCGACGAGAGAGTGGTCCAATGACTGCTCCAGAACGAAGCCCTCAAGGCCTTCGGAGATGGGATGGTCATTTTCGAATCAGATGTTGTTTTCGGAGGTTTCAATGGCACAACGTAGTGCTTTCTTCCATCTAGTTCTCTATTGTTGGGTTCAAGCGGTCGAAACTATCCAAGAATTGCTTCTCGTGCATGCGGGGGATTCGACTCAAGGCTCACGTCGTCCGGCAATGAAGCCGATACGCGGGTGGTAGCCAATAGGGGTGGGAGAGAACATGAAGGCTGGAGCTATTGCCGGGGCTGCTGTAGTGATCTTGTCGGTGCTGATCGTTGTCGCGCTTGTCGCGCTGGGCATCGCTCTCTTCCGGTATCTGAGAAGACGAGAGCTCCCTCGCTCCAAGATCGGCAAGCCACGGGAGTTCGACGCGGACGCCTCGGAACGAAATTAGGGTGGCGATCATTGAGCCATCTGTCGGGCCTCGCTGACCGGCACTACCCAATCGACCCAAGGTAGGTTTCATGAGCAGTACCCGCAGGATTCTCGTACTGGGCATCTGCTCGGCGGTCCTGGCAGGATGTGCCGACTCCCCGGAGGTCTTAACTGACCGAGATTGGCCGCTCACGTTTTCGGCGGACGATGTCGGGGAGCGGTTTACGCTCCAGGGCGCTGTGCTGTCCTATGAAGACGGCAGTGACGTCATAGACGTCTGCTATTCCGTGGAGGAGATTGATCTGGAGGCTGACGACCTGCTCACGAAGTGTGGACCTGTGGATCTTTACGTCCCTCTTCCTGCCGGATTCGACTTTGAGGCCGAAGGTTTCGAACGGAAAGAGCCTGAATCGGACATATTGCCGCACGGGTGGGATCGTGTGGCCGATGCGACGATCGAGATCACGAGCTCGGATGGAGAGATACCACTGGCCAGGATCATCGAGCTCAAGTAGTCGTCGAGATACGACTAGACCGAGGGAATGGCTTCAGCCGGCTCCCAGCCAGGCGTCACAGCGGCGCTCACATAGAGGAGCTCCCTCCGCCGCCAGCCAGACACGGTGGCCAGGAGCCTCCGGTGATCGATGCGCGCGCCTGCGAAACCGACGACCCTCATGATCTTTTGGTCAGGCTGCGCCCTCTGCACCATCGCACCGCAACCGTCTGAGACAGAGCCCGCACAGGAGATCCTTTCCCCCATCAGGCCAGATCGCCGCGATCACGGATGATCGTCATGGCACGCACACGGTCGAGGGCCTTCATGTAGGGAAGGGGATCGATTCCCTCGTTCTCGACGTAGTCGGTCATGCAGTCAGAGACGACCGACGTCAGCTCCTCGGCAGTCCACGGCTTCGCCAGGTAGTAATCGAGATCGGCTTCGTTGACGGCCCGGATCGTGTCGGCGAGATCGGCCTGCCCCGTGACGAGGACTTTCCGGGCCGCCCGGGTCCGCTCATCGCCCATCATCTCGACGAGGAACTCGACGCCCGTTGTGCCCGGCATGCGGTGGTCGCAGAGGGCGACCGCCAGTTCGTCGCCATCGCGGTCGATGTCATCGATGACGCCCCAGGCATCCTCCACGCTCTCGGCGACCTCGATGCGGAGGACACCGGTGAGGTCGATGAGGTCGCGTTCGAGTGCGTCGCGGACTTCCGGCTCATCGTCGAGGATGAGAAGTGCGAGTGTCATGGTCCCTCCAGAGGTAGATCGACCGTGGCGACCGTGCCGCCCGGGTGGGAGTCGAGGCGGATGGTGCCGCCGTGTCGTTCGACGATTGTCCTGCTGATCGTCAGGCCGAGCCCCATGCCGTACTGGACGCGGCCGGCCTTCGTTGTAAAGCGGGGTTCGAAGATGTGCTCAAGAGTACCGGGGTCGATCCCGGGGCCGTTGTCCGCGATCGACACCCTCACCCAGCCGGGCCGCGGTGAGCTGGTCTCGACCGTGAGAATGGGGTTCTCGGCACCGACCAAGGCGTCGGCCGCGTTGACGATGAGATTGGTCCACACCTGGGACAGCTGCGCGGGGTGGCAGACGATCGGCGGAAGGTCGCCGTACTCCCGCTCGACATCGATGCCGTGGAGGCGGTGGGAGAGGAGCCTGATCGTGTCCTCGATCGTGTCGCGGACCCGGATGTCGGCGAGCGGGTCACCGTCGGGACGGGCATAGGACCGGAGAGAGTCGACGAGTGAGTTGATCCGCGTCGAGGCGGACCGAAGATTGCGCAGGCCGGTGCCGATCGACGAGGCACGCTCGACCTCCTCGATGAGGCGGGAACGGCGACCGCTCGGCATCCGCCTCGGCAGGAGGGTCTCCAGCATCTCCGCCGTCACCCCCGCGAGGCTGAGCCGTTGCGCCAGCAGTGCGTCGCCTGTCAGGTCCGTCAGCAGTCGCCGCTCCTCGCGAACCTCGTGGGTCGAGAGCGGGGATGAATGGAGGGCCGCGTGGAGTGCGGTGCTCGCCGCCCGCATCTCATCTCCGTTCTCGAAGGCGAGCGAGATGTCCTCGACCAGATGATCGACGCTGCGCATGATCGCCGCGATCGGGTTGTTGAGCTCGTGGGCGACGCCCGAGGCGAGTTCGCCGAGCGTGGCGAAGCGCGCCCGGCCCATGAGCTCCGCGCGCGCCGCCTGCAGGTCGGCGTAGGTCTTCTGCAGCTCCTCCTGCTCGCGCCGGAGCTGGGCCATGAGCTCGATCTTCTCGACCTGGATATCCTCGGCGCGGCGCAGCCTGCGGTCGAGGGAGCGGATGAGGAGGACGGCGATGAGGAGGGCCGTCTCGGGCCGGGTGCGGATGACCCTGTTGAGCTGCTCGAACGTCAGCCGGATACCGGTCACCTCGGTCGTCGTCCTCGAGGTGAAAAAGGCCTCGCGCCGGTCTGTGAGGGAGAGCAGGCCGATGATGCGGCCAGTCGTCGCATGGTGCATAAGAATA
This is a stretch of genomic DNA from Flaviflexus salsibiostraticola. It encodes these proteins:
- a CDS encoding PadR family transcriptional regulator; translated protein: MAKKVSQLRRGVLELAILALLGRGEKYGGEVVDDLARRDGLEAGPGTVYPLLTRLGTAGYVETFWEESPSGPPRKYYRLTHAGSAQLSDQRDTWRSLVSSMDELMEASA
- the rplJ gene encoding 50S ribosomal protein L10, with translation MARPNKSEAIAELVDLFRESSGALLTEYRGLTVEQLKDLRRAMGDNAEYKVAKNTLAKIAAKEAGVEGLDDELVGPTAIAFVKGDVATVAKSLRDFAKGNDKLVIKSGVLEGAIIPADDVAKLADLESREVLLAKAAGALKASLFKAAYVLQAPVTKTVRTVDALREKQENAA
- the rplL gene encoding 50S ribosomal protein L7/L12, which encodes MAKLTPEELIEAFKELTLVELNDFVKKFEEEFEVTAAAPVAAVAAAGAPAGGEAAAEEEKSDFDVVLAAIGDKKVQVIKEVRALTSLGLKEAKDLVDSAPKAVLEGVDKETADKAKEALEAAGATVELK
- a CDS encoding response regulator, with amino-acid sequence MTLALLILDDEPEVRDALERDLIDLTGVLRIEVAESVEDAWGVIDDIDRDGDELAVALCDHRMPGTTGVEFLVEMMGDERTRAARKVLVTGQADLADTIRAVNEADLDYYLAKPWTAEELTSVVSDCMTDYVENEGIDPLPYMKALDRVRAMTIIRDRGDLA
- a CDS encoding ATP-binding protein, with protein sequence MTLWGLIIGESEAAHRAASRLQSDQRRCTPVHVRTATEAWQWLDRMPEGDHLVYVCAAFPSPDGDPDTVLLPIVDRFPTVRIIILTSDPVLDGVAGLADGGKLDLIVHSDSLNSDFFLQDMSDQVRRFAESSGLGYPRDAPTKETFIFSTPMSDDEVMAQIVAGIDDCLGYQPRVTVPPGVRLTIEGTAVEEAMLSLKGAVALERESHAGDILMHHATTGRIIGLLSLTDRREAFFTSRTTTEVTGIRLTFEQLNRVIRTRPETALLIAVLLIRSLDRRLRRAEDIQVEKIELMAQLRREQEELQKTYADLQAARAELMGRARFATLGELASGVAHELNNPIAAIMRSVDHLVEDISLAFENGDEMRAASTALHAALHSSPLSTHEVREERRLLTDLTGDALLAQRLSLAGVTAEMLETLLPRRMPSGRRSRLIEEVERASSIGTGLRNLRSASTRINSLVDSLRSYARPDGDPLADIRVRDTIEDTIRLLSHRLHGIDVEREYGDLPPIVCHPAQLSQVWTNLIVNAADALVGAENPILTVETSSPRPGWVRVSIADNGPGIDPGTLEHIFEPRFTTKAGRVQYGMGLGLTISRTIVERHGGTIRLDSHPGGTVATVDLPLEGP